A single window of Candidatus Binatia bacterium DNA harbors:
- a CDS encoding TetR/AcrR family transcriptional regulator encodes MPTRVKKRESPGDDSTSQRIIAAARRYFFSHGFRGVTMDDLAEELGMSKKTLYAGFHSKSALLEAVVEEKFRTVEADFKRVVSERPADALESLHQLLACVQRHTEEIQPPFVRDIQRNAPEIFKRVERKRRELIQRYFGRIFDEGRREGIIRKDIPTKVMIEILLAATEGVVNPRKMAELGLTPKTGFNSVISIILTGALTEKHGSKP; translated from the coding sequence ATGCCCACGCGGGTTAAGAAGCGAGAATCGCCGGGCGACGATTCCACATCGCAGAGGATTATCGCCGCGGCACGACGCTATTTTTTCAGCCACGGCTTTCGCGGCGTCACGATGGACGATCTGGCGGAGGAGTTGGGGATGAGCAAAAAAACGCTCTACGCCGGGTTTCACAGCAAGAGCGCGCTGCTGGAAGCGGTTGTGGAAGAGAAGTTCCGCACCGTGGAGGCCGATTTCAAGCGGGTTGTATCCGAGCGGCCGGCTGACGCTCTTGAAAGCCTGCACCAACTGCTCGCCTGCGTGCAGCGTCACACCGAGGAAATTCAGCCGCCGTTCGTGCGCGACATCCAGCGTAACGCGCCGGAGATATTCAAACGGGTGGAAAGGAAGCGCCGCGAACTGATTCAGCGCTATTTCGGCCGGATTTTCGATGAAGGACGAAGAGAGGGAATCATACGCAAAGACATCCCGACCAAAGTAATGATCGAGATTCTTCTAGCCGCCACCGAAGGGGTCGTAAACCCGCGCAAGATGGCCGAACTCGGCCTAACGCCGAAGACCGGCTTTAACAGCGTCATATCGATCATTCTAACGGGAGCGCTTACGGAAAAACACGGGTCGAAACCATGA